One region of Nitrosopumilaceae archaeon genomic DNA includes:
- a CDS encoding cytochrome b N-terminal domain-containing protein: MVASLKRRNGLVDFFYWVWDGFERTVFIGTKFSFPARFVSPFGFLGMLTFVTFIILGISGALLMFYYEPILDRAWDSVAKINNTVPFGFMIRNIHYHASNAMVLLAVLHMYYQYFSGRYKIRNELIWFTGVILGTVTILEAFTGYDIIFSERAELAISIAASLTNSIPIAGPTIRDAMFGSGFADFVLRFYTQHVFVLPIVMLGLMAVHMPRFLVFDIPMVMAISGAIFITGGVFPVDLGSKFEPTVPPGITVPEWYLTGIYAFLRTQYDKFVTGVAWPAMFIIALALTPFIDRYKKFSWKDRPIITAFGITGIAQVMVTTYWGFYISPDATKALVARLVIDPVFFYTVMLLLVPIGFGFSYMMIKLAKEAERKAKLAASKGPHKVAQINLSGKWINWLIVALLAFQVYLNIAAYNAALSGMKNFSLFLVGLILMVFAGMFHLYRHGLSEAKKIPTPPPQASDEIPKPIGASSDSAVTLPGKENSQSITAPNTVPAPEIKTANLENIREPTVGTSDLKKP, translated from the coding sequence ATGGTCGCATCCTTAAAACGTAGAAACGGTCTAGTAGATTTCTTCTACTGGGTTTGGGATGGATTTGAAAGAACAGTATTCATTGGTACTAAATTTTCATTTCCAGCAAGATTTGTAAGTCCATTTGGATTCCTTGGAATGCTTACATTTGTGACTTTTATAATCTTAGGAATTTCTGGCGCACTTTTGATGTTTTACTATGAACCAATACTAGATAGAGCATGGGACAGTGTTGCAAAAATAAACAATACAGTTCCATTTGGTTTTATGATAAGAAATATTCATTATCATGCATCTAATGCAATGGTTCTCTTAGCAGTATTACACATGTATTATCAATACTTTAGTGGAAGATACAAGATAAGAAATGAACTCATCTGGTTTACTGGAGTCATTCTTGGTACAGTGACAATCCTAGAAGCTTTTACAGGTTATGATATAATATTCAGTGAACGAGCTGAGCTAGCAATAAGCATCGCAGCATCGCTCACAAACTCTATACCTATTGCAGGGCCAACTATACGTGATGCCATGTTTGGTTCAGGATTTGCAGACTTTGTTCTGCGGTTCTATACTCAACACGTGTTTGTCTTACCAATAGTAATGCTTGGATTAATGGCAGTTCACATGCCACGATTTTTGGTTTTTGATATTCCGATGGTAATGGCAATTTCTGGTGCAATATTTATCACAGGTGGAGTCTTTCCAGTTGATCTAGGTTCCAAATTTGAACCCACAGTGCCTCCTGGTATTACTGTACCAGAATGGTATCTTACAGGAATTTACGCGTTTCTTAGAACACAATATGATAAATTTGTAACTGGAGTAGCTTGGCCTGCAATGTTTATCATAGCTCTTGCTTTGACTCCGTTTATTGATAGGTACAAGAAATTCTCTTGGAAGGATAGGCCCATAATTACTGCATTTGGAATAACGGGAATAGCTCAGGTTATGGTGACAACGTATTGGGGGTTCTATATTTCACCAGATGCAACAAAGGCGCTTGTAGCTAGACTTGTCATAGACCCTGTATTCTTTTATACAGTAATGTTATTGCTGGTTCCAATTGGATTTGGATTCTCATATATGATGATTAAGCTTGCCAAAGAAGCTGAAAGAAAAGCAAAGCTTGCAGCATCAAAAGGACCACATAAAGTAGCTCAAATAAACCTGTCAGGAAAATGGATCAATTGGCTTATTGTTGCACTCTTAGCATTCCAAGTGTATCTTAACATTGCAGCATACAATGCAGCACTGTCTGGAATGAAAAACTTTTCACTCTTTCTAGTAGGATTGATTTTAATGGTATTTGCTGGCATGTTCCATCTTTACAGACACGGACTAAGTGAAGCAAAGAAAATTCCAACTCCTCCACCACAAGCATCTGATGAAATTCCAAAACCAATAGGCGCTTCATCAGATTCTGCCGTAACACTTCCTGGAAAAGAAAATTCACAGTCAATAACAGCCCCTAACACTGTACCAGCTCCTGAAATAAAAACGGCAAATCTAGAAAATATTAGAGAACCAACGGTTGGAACATCTGATCTTAAAAAGCCATAA
- a CDS encoding twin-arginine translocation signal domain-containing protein — MSEQDSSVRNVLSRRDFLKLLAAAGTALTFTPFVPWGKFMPNPSNLAPAKAKVILPDGTQANAKTFPKNTSEVITYPLSGDSVLDQEAFKKWQFIRLPSELGGDVEDASAFRVYSMVCLHLWCLWKYWPQEGRKRGECPCHGSMYNPLTGKAFAGPASLQAPPSNVLATLYLEADNDGNLWIQPAKWDINANGIVGYGRILKT, encoded by the coding sequence ATGTCTGAACAGGATTCTAGCGTTAGGAATGTTCTGTCTAGACGTGATTTTCTAAAGTTATTGGCAGCTGCAGGAACTGCTCTTACGTTTACTCCTTTTGTTCCTTGGGGAAAATTCATGCCAAATCCATCAAATCTTGCACCTGCAAAAGCCAAAGTAATACTACCAGACGGTACCCAAGCAAACGCTAAAACTTTCCCAAAAAATACCTCTGAAGTAATTACTTATCCGTTATCAGGAGATTCAGTTCTTGATCAAGAAGCATTCAAAAAATGGCAATTTATCCGACTTCCATCAGAACTTGGTGGAGACGTAGAAGATGCTAGTGCTTTTCGTGTGTATAGTATGGTATGTTTACATTTATGGTGTCTTTGGAAATACTGGCCTCAAGAAGGAAGAAAAAGAGGAGAATGTCCATGTCATGGAAGCATGTACAATCCACTTACCGGCAAAGCTTTTGCAGGACCGGCTTCACTCCAAGCTCCACCTTCAAATGTTCTTGCAACATTATACCTTGAGGCAGATAATGATGGGAATTTATGGATTCAACCAGCTAAATGGGATATAAACGCTAATGGAATTGTAGGATATGGTCGCATCCTTAAAACGTAG
- a CDS encoding plastocyanin/azurin family copper-binding protein translates to MSLPSSSHAYGIGLIAVIIGAAVGVSYYQLYFVPEFNAKPIIPEKVLHPGEATTITIVPGAENQQQEQNFVPKKIESQLGVNNLVIWKNTSPDTGHTVTPDQGSVFKDAYSGQFGSPGIIKAGTTYQFLFTQEATIKYHCDPHPWMTGEIDVVHGATTS, encoded by the coding sequence TTGAGCCTTCCAAGTTCAAGTCACGCTTATGGTATAGGATTAATCGCAGTCATAATTGGGGCTGCTGTTGGAGTTTCATATTATCAATTATATTTCGTCCCTGAATTTAATGCAAAACCAATAATTCCTGAAAAAGTATTGCACCCTGGTGAAGCAACTACTATAACTATAGTGCCAGGTGCTGAAAACCAACAACAAGAACAAAATTTTGTACCGAAGAAAATAGAGTCTCAGCTTGGTGTAAACAATCTAGTTATTTGGAAAAACACCAGTCCTGACACTGGTCACACAGTCACACCAGATCAAGGTAGTGTATTCAAAGATGCGTATAGTGGTCAATTCGGCTCTCCTGGAATAATCAAGGCAGGAACGACATATCAATTTCTATTTACTCAAGAGGCAACAATAAAGTATCATTGTGACCCACATCCATGGATGACAGGCGAGATTGACGTTGTGCATGGTGCTACAACTTCTTAA